From Paenibacillus polymyxa, the proteins below share one genomic window:
- a CDS encoding glycosyltransferase family 4 protein — protein sequence MQRLKVAVITPGSFVIPSSRSSSVERVIARMVPLASHKLQAQIYGIRGAETPDHGDVDGIPCMRYTRGAGYIPEVIADLKRWLPAVIDVHNRPAVAYAIREALPNSKIVLTLHSTTFIREPHLKRKDMGRLLLPLDRIIVNSAYLGAVVASDSPDAVRERIVINKLGIHPGDFLPRWTPAAEAIRSARLEDFGWSGRRIVLFAGRLVPGKGVHRLLKALRRIVHTCPDVLLLIAGSAYYGHDRLTPYTAALHRQIRKLRLARHVHFLGYVPHPALASLYQLADVAVVPSVEAEAFGLVNLEAMAAGVPVVASRIGGIPEVIQHGKTGWLVYPSHGEQEMADAIIRLLQQPDLRQRMGEAGLGEVRSQFLWQHSAERWAQIVTDCAIE from the coding sequence ATGCAGAGACTGAAGGTAGCAGTCATTACACCGGGCTCTTTTGTTATACCTTCGTCCCGCAGCAGTTCAGTGGAGAGGGTAATTGCTCGTATGGTACCACTGGCTAGCCATAAGCTTCAGGCACAGATCTATGGCATAAGAGGGGCAGAAACACCGGATCACGGCGATGTTGACGGAATTCCTTGTATGCGCTATACGCGGGGAGCAGGATATATTCCCGAGGTAATCGCTGATTTGAAAAGATGGTTACCTGCGGTTATAGATGTACACAACCGCCCCGCAGTTGCTTATGCCATTCGCGAGGCTTTGCCCAATAGCAAAATTGTGCTGACTTTGCATTCCACCACGTTCATCCGGGAGCCTCACCTCAAACGGAAGGACATGGGTAGGCTGTTGTTGCCGCTGGATCGTATTATTGTGAACAGTGCGTATTTAGGGGCTGTTGTGGCTTCTGACAGTCCCGATGCGGTCAGAGAGCGCATCGTCATCAACAAGCTGGGTATTCATCCTGGCGATTTCCTACCACGGTGGACTCCTGCAGCAGAAGCGATCAGGTCGGCTCGATTGGAAGATTTCGGCTGGTCAGGCCGCCGAATCGTGTTATTTGCAGGCAGACTGGTGCCGGGGAAGGGAGTTCATCGGTTGCTAAAGGCCTTGCGGCGTATCGTCCATACCTGTCCGGACGTGCTGCTGCTTATAGCAGGGAGTGCCTATTACGGTCACGACCGCCTCACGCCATACACCGCAGCATTGCATCGGCAGATACGTAAACTAAGGTTGGCGAGGCATGTGCACTTCCTGGGTTATGTGCCGCATCCGGCATTGGCCTCGTTATATCAGTTAGCCGATGTGGCGGTTGTTCCTTCAGTAGAAGCTGAAGCCTTCGGGCTGGTCAATCTGGAAGCCATGGCGGCAGGCGTGCCTGTGGTAGCCTCACGAATCGGTGGTATTCCGGAGGTTATACAACACGGCAAGACAGGCTGGTTGGTTTATCCGTCACACGGCGAGCAGGAAATGGCCGACGCCATCATCAGGTTGCTCCAGCAGCCTGACTTACGGCAACGGATGGGAGAAGCCGGGCTGGGTGAGGTGCGAAGCCAATTTTTATGGCAGCACTCTGCAGAACGCTGGGCTCAAATTGTAACAGACTGTGCAATTGAGTGA
- a CDS encoding sensor domain-containing protein, translated as MTKESARKRLQDFYFLLFTFGSGLFYFCFYLASITFALAMTVIFVGIPLLARVLRTTHTFVQYERIQTKVYTNISIEPILTRTNSGRDKWMKAREAILSSSNWRAVFWLMQKFFIGVISLICAVILYIAPLVFIVTPILFQHLELYLLGFAVDSWEKAISVMIAGCILVWINTRIGKSLVQIVGMYTRSMFKAIKE; from the coding sequence ATGACGAAAGAATCAGCTCGCAAAAGGTTGCAAGATTTCTACTTTTTGTTATTTACCTTCGGGTCTGGACTGTTTTATTTTTGCTTCTATTTGGCCAGCATTACATTTGCGTTAGCGATGACGGTTATCTTCGTGGGTATTCCCTTGTTGGCGCGTGTGTTGCGAACAACTCACACGTTTGTCCAATATGAACGCATTCAGACGAAGGTTTATACGAATATATCAATAGAGCCAATCCTGACAAGGACAAACAGTGGAAGGGATAAATGGATGAAAGCGAGAGAAGCAATTCTTAGTAGTAGCAATTGGAGGGCCGTTTTTTGGCTTATGCAGAAATTTTTTATTGGGGTGATTAGCCTCATATGTGCCGTTATATTGTACATAGCTCCGCTCGTATTTATCGTTACACCGATACTTTTTCAACATCTTGAGCTATACTTATTGGGATTCGCTGTGGATTCATGGGAAAAGGCTATAAGTGTCATGATCGCTGGGTGTATTCTCGTCTGGATCAATACCCGCATTGGAAAGAGCCTAGTTCAAATCGTTGGAATGTACACGCGCTCTATGTTCAAAGCTATTAAGGAGTGA
- a CDS encoding WIAG-tail domain has protein sequence MNHRTNHNPKDKKIARRNHSNTVPSPRVNKEKTVSPAVAGSHRPTQRGTARVPVPVEKDTPVQAIEEAAWKKHKLPKTLEEAMQMNRSSVLLLSVPDSDTEYGTDHDMASMKTEGQTEQDSLLDCSITSIHIAEGRQRPKQRMRLPEQDTHLVSQTEKELGRNAIHVGSVTDDGTTDSEVTLPQFGSTSFYLSAQEVTSKVNVVFDKPFIDTQYAITANASVPGVIVSVTQRQRHSAVLTVERRQPGQICEGWILWIAMGTS, from the coding sequence ATGAACCATCGCACGAACCATAACCCTAAGGATAAAAAAATAGCACGGCGTAACCATTCCAATACTGTCCCCTCTCCCCGTGTAAACAAGGAGAAAACGGTTTCGCCTGCTGTTGCTGGCAGTCACAGACCCACTCAGCGTGGAACGGCAAGGGTACCTGTTCCCGTAGAGAAGGATACCCCGGTGCAAGCTATAGAGGAAGCAGCATGGAAAAAGCATAAGCTTCCCAAAACGCTGGAGGAAGCGATGCAGATGAATCGATCATCTGTGCTGCTGTTGTCTGTGCCTGACTCAGATACCGAATACGGAACGGATCACGACATGGCGTCTATGAAGACGGAAGGTCAGACCGAGCAAGATTCGTTATTGGATTGCTCTATAACCAGTATTCATATTGCGGAAGGAAGACAGCGTCCAAAGCAGCGAATGCGCTTGCCAGAGCAAGATACCCATCTAGTTTCTCAGACTGAAAAAGAATTAGGTCGGAATGCCATTCATGTTGGCTCAGTGACCGATGACGGGACTACTGACAGTGAAGTGACTTTACCTCAATTTGGCAGCACTTCTTTTTATCTTTCTGCACAAGAAGTTACAAGCAAAGTGAACGTTGTGTTTGATAAGCCTTTTATAGACACGCAATATGCAATCACCGCCAATGCGAGCGTACCGGGAGTGATAGTGTCCGTCACACAACGACAGAGGCATTCGGCAGTGCTTACAGTGGAACGCAGACAACCGGGTCAGATATGTGAGGGATGGATTCTCTGGATTGCGATGGGGACATCATAG